In the Gammaproteobacteria bacterium genome, one interval contains:
- the nhaA gene encoding Na+/H+ antiporter NhaA codes for MGIVQRDLSNTFQRFFDSEKSSGILLIACTVISLLITNSSSGADYLSWWQTRAGGLSLEHWINDALMAVFFLLIGLELERELYSGELSNVRNALLPMFAAVGGIAAPALIHFSLNAGTPTQAGIGIPMATDIAFALGVLAILGNRIPASLKVFVVAFAVIDDLGAIIIIAVLYTAQVSVGYLAAALAVWMLLCALNRLFRVMSLAPYLLGGALMWFLMLKSGVHATVAGVMLAFAIPFSAKDDDAESPSHRLEHVLHKPVAFIILPLFALANTAILIGTDWMKHLASMNSLGIAAGLIVGKPLGITFLCFAAVASGLCRLPPDLNWRHICGAGILGGIGFTMSIFITNLAFGGNEAVITASKMAILLASLTAGSIGFLWLIVFGKPAAEPRR; via the coding sequence ATGGGCATTGTCCAGCGAGACCTGTCAAATACCTTCCAAAGGTTTTTTGACTCGGAAAAGTCCAGCGGGATTCTGCTGATTGCCTGCACGGTGATCTCGCTGCTGATCACGAATTCCTCAAGCGGCGCCGATTATTTAAGTTGGTGGCAAACGCGGGCCGGAGGTCTGAGCCTTGAGCACTGGATCAACGATGCGCTGATGGCGGTTTTCTTTCTGCTCATCGGCCTGGAACTCGAGCGCGAGCTTTACAGCGGTGAACTCTCCAACGTCCGCAACGCCCTGCTGCCGATGTTCGCGGCCGTTGGCGGAATTGCCGCCCCAGCGCTGATTCATTTCTCGCTCAATGCGGGCACGCCAACGCAGGCCGGCATCGGCATTCCGATGGCGACCGACATCGCGTTCGCACTTGGTGTGCTGGCCATCCTCGGAAATCGCATTCCAGCGTCGCTAAAGGTATTTGTGGTGGCATTCGCCGTCATAGACGATTTGGGCGCGATCATCATCATCGCCGTGCTCTACACGGCCCAGGTTTCGGTTGGGTATCTTGCCGCGGCCCTGGCCGTTTGGATGCTGCTCTGTGCTTTGAACCGCTTATTCCGGGTGATGTCACTGGCGCCTTATCTGCTGGGCGGCGCGTTGATGTGGTTTCTCATGCTCAAGTCGGGAGTTCACGCGACGGTGGCCGGCGTGATGCTGGCCTTCGCCATCCCCTTTTCCGCAAAAGACGACGACGCAGAGTCGCCCTCCCACCGGCTTGAACATGTTCTACACAAACCGGTCGCCTTCATTATTTTGCCGCTCTTCGCGCTGGCCAATACTGCGATCCTGATCGGCACGGATTGGATGAAGCACCTTGCGAGCATGAACAGCCTTGGCATTGCCGCGGGCCTGATCGTGGGAAAACCTCTGGGGATAACGTTCCTTTGTTTCGCCGCCGTTGCCAGTGGCCTATGCCGCTTGCCACCCGATCTGAATTGGCGGCACATTTGCGGCGCAGGAATACTTGGCGGCATCGGATTTACCATGTCCATCTTCATTACGAATCTGGCCTTTGGTGGAAATGAGGCGGTGATTACCGCTTCAAAGATGGCCATTCTTCTGGCGTCACTGACAGCAGGATCTATCGGTTTTCTGTGGCTCATAGTCTTCGGTAAGCCCGCGGCTGAACCGCGGCGTTAG